One segment of Spiroplasma kunkelii CR2-3x DNA contains the following:
- a CDS encoding DUF3627 domain-containing protein, giving the protein MSNFVKKNQNIENYFISKEFIPFTTDKASFINLPNHNRHIGFWLSNKFIYPSEKHSEQVAIGLIYDNSYPIIKYDENLKRNIWKYLTGTELINLYNQYKQNYFTKMKEALFSSEPKKVKANNNNNNLINWTVEKEQQLIKDLEDLN; this is encoded by the coding sequence TTGAGTAATTTTGTTAAGAAAAATCAGAATATAGAAAATTATTTTATTAGTAAGGAATTTATCCCTTTTACAACAGATAAGGCAAGTTTTATTAATTTACCCAATCATAATCGCCATATTGGTTTTTGGTTGAGTAATAAGTTTATTTATCCGAGTGAAAAACATTCAGAGCAAGTAGCAATCGGTTTGATTTATGATAATTCTTATCCTATTATAAAGTATGATGAAAATTTAAAGCGAAATATTTGAAAATATTTAACTGGAACAGAATTAATCAATTTATATAATCAATATAAACAAAATTATTTTACTAAAATGAAAGAAGCGTTATTTTCAAGTGAACCTAAAAAAGTAAAAGCAAATAATAACAATAATAATTTAATAAATTGAACTGTTGAAAAAGAGCAACAATTAATTAAAGATTTGGAAGATTTAAATTAA